A region of the Pseudomonas sp. A34-9 genome:
CGGCCAGCGCCACTTGCTCGGGCGAGCCGTAAACGCCGAACGATTCATCGAACAGGCACAGGCCATACAGGTTGGGGTAATCGTCGAGGCTGTAGCGCAAAACCAGATCGACACTGGCGTCCTGGTGCAGATCGATGACGTCGCAGTGGGTGTCGAGGCGCACGTTGATGTTCGGATGCTGCGCATAAAAGCGGCCAAGGCGCGGCACCAGCCATAACGCCGCGAATGCCGCGGTGGTCGACAGCGTCAGGGTGCTGCCGCTGCGTTGCGGACGCAGGGTGTCGACGCTTTGCGCCACCTCCAGCAGGGCGCCGTGCAGGCTGCGAAACAGGCGCTCGCCGCCCTCGGTCAGGCGCACCTGGCGTGGCAGGCGTTCAAACAACGCGACACCGAGCCAGTCTTCCAGTGAACGGATCTGGTGGGAAATCGCGGTCGGCGTGACCGACAGCTCCTCGGCGGCGGCCTTGAAACTGAGCAATCGTGAGGCCGATTCAAAGGCGCGCAGGGCGGTCAAGGGCAGCGAGGCGAACATTGAGAACTCCATGGATGAAATGGATTCATCCCGACTGATTTTTGCTCATTTGAGAACAAGCAGTGACGAGCTGCAAGCTGCGAGCCACAAGCAGTTTGATTCTAGTCCGGAGGATTTACAGATGAGCAGAATTCTTGCGATTCATTCCAGCCCACGTGGCGACCGTTCCCACTCGCGGCGTCTGGCGGAAGTTTTTCTCAGTGCCTGGCAGGTGCGTCATCCGCAGGCGCAGG
Encoded here:
- a CDS encoding LysR substrate-binding domain-containing protein, which translates into the protein MEFSMFASLPLTALRAFESASRLLSFKAAAEELSVTPTAISHQIRSLEDWLGVALFERLPRQVRLTEGGERLFRSLHGALLEVAQSVDTLRPQRSGSTLTLSTTAAFAALWLVPRLGRFYAQHPNINVRLDTHCDVIDLHQDASVDLVLRYSLDDYPNLYGLCLFDESFGVYGSPEQVALAARRTPTLISVRWHNSKLYAHGWEAWCTKAGENWLHPQPAIREYDEEHYALQAAIAGQGLVLASNILVSESVASGLLVPFMGHVQVDGAGYSALCVPGRERHPPVRAFFAWLREEAVLSGLTPRSQPSAAPAGVA